From Salvelinus namaycush isolate Seneca chromosome 2, SaNama_1.0, whole genome shotgun sequence, one genomic window encodes:
- the LOC120026071 gene encoding acidic mammalian chitinase-like, with protein MARLTVLAGLGLLLMVQIAASTKLVCHMTNWAQYRPSSGKFTPENIDPFLCTHVIYSLATINSFNQVAPIEWNDETLYNSLNNLKNVNPMMKTLLSVGGTVKGLSPFIGMVSKPESRQVFIKSAINYLRSHSFDGLNLAWEYPTQNGSPNGDRKRFTELVRELQKAFMDDARDTKLTQLLLSASVAALRPTINSSYEVAQIASSLDFINVMTYDFHGHWERATGHNSPLYRSSHDSVTHYDFNVDSAITYWLDNGAPAEKLLMGFSTYGRTYHLTTTNTGLGAPANGPADAGPFTREAGYWSYYEVCSFTSSATVEWIDEQKVPYAVQGSSWVGYDNKESYAAKVQWLRNKNLGGASVWTLDMDDFTGAFCADGSFPLVNHLRTSLGFAPKPTTTRAPTTTPDPILSFCSGRPDGLYANVIDNTTYFQCFRGNTYLHRCQSGLVYIDACKCCDWP; from the exons ATGGCCAGACTCACTGTGCTTGCAG GTCTGGGCCTTCTGCTGATGGTGCAGATTG CCGCATCCACCAAACTGGTGTGCCACATGACCAACTGGGCCCAGTACCGCCCCAGCAGTGGGAAATTCACCCCTGAGAACATTGACCCCTTCCTCTGCACCCATGTGATCTACAGCCTGGCCACCATCAACAGCTTCAACCAGGTCGCCCCCATCGAGTGGAATGACGAAACATTATACAACAGCCTCAACAACCTGAAGAACGT GAACCCAATGATGAAGACTCTGCTGTCTGTCGGAGGCACAGTCAAAGGACTCAGCCC ATTCATTGGCATGGTGTCCAAACCTGAGAGCCGCCAGGTCTTCATCAAGTCAGCCATCAACTACCTGCGTTCCCACAGCTTTGACGGTCTCAACCTGGCCTGGGAGTACCCCACTCAGAACGGCAGCCCCAACGGAGACAGGAAGAGGTTCACCGAGCTCGTCAGG GAGCTGCAGAAGGCCTTTATGGACGACGCCAGAGACACCAAGCTAACCCAGCTGCTGCTGTCTGCCAGCGTGGCTGCTCTACGGCCCACCATCAACTCCAGCTACGAGGTGGCCCAGATCGCCAG CTCTCTGGACTTCATCAACGTGATGACCTATGACTTTCACGGACACTGGGAGAGAGCAACCGGGCACAACAGCCCCCTGTACCGCAGCAGTCACGACTCAGTGACACACTATGACTTCAACGTC GACTCTGCCATCACCTACTGGCTGGACAACGGTGCCCCTGCTGAGAAGCTGCTGATGGGTTTCTCCACCTATGGCCGTACCTACCAtctcaccaccaccaacactggCCTGGGAGCCCCCGCCAACGGCCCCGCTGACGCCGGCCCATTCACCCGCGAAGCAGGATACTGGTCCTACTACGAG GTCTGCTCCTTCACCTCCAGCGCCACTGTTGAGTGGATTGATGAGCAGAAGGTCCCCTATGCTGTCCAGGGCAGCTCCTGGGTGGGCTATGACAACAAGGAGAGCTACGCTGCCAAG GTCCAGTGGCTGAGGAACAAGAACCTGGGAGGAGCCTCCGTGTGGACGCTGGACATGGATGACTTCACTGGTGCTTTCTGTGCTGATGGTTCCTTCCCTCTTGTCAATCACCTCCGCACCTCTCTGG gCTTCGCCCCCAAGCCCACAACCACTCgggcccccaccaccacccctgaCCCCATCCTCAGCTTCTGCTCCGGACGCCCAGATGGCCTGTACGCCAACGTCATCGACAACACCACCTATTTCCAGTGTTTCCGTGGAAACACCTACCTGCACAGATGCCAGTCCGGACTCGTCTATATTGATGCCTGCAAGTGCTGTGACTGGCCCTGA